The sequence below is a genomic window from Flavobacterium keumense.
ACCTGCTTTTGCAGTGATTTTAATTTCAAGAGCTTTCAATGATTCAGCTAGAGCTTTAGCATCATTAACCATTTTAGCTTCTTTGTGCGCTCTTTGTTTCAAGTTTTCAGCTAATACTTTCTTTGCAGAAGGAGTTGCTAATTGTGCGAAACCTTGTGGGATTAAATAATTACGACCGTAACCGTTTTTTACAGTAACTACGTCATCTTTAAAGCCTAAATTTTGAACGTCTTGTTTAAGAATCAATTCCATGTTGTTGTCCTTGTTATAGAAGTTAGGTTCTCCGAGAGAAACCAACAACTGAGTTTAAATTATTTTAATAAATCGGCCACGTATGGCATTAAAGCTAAGTGACGTGCTCTTTTTACAGCAACAGACACTTTTCTTTGAAATTTCAATGAAGTTCCTGTTAAACGACGAGGAAGAATTTTTCCTTGCTCATTCACAAATTTTAGTAAGAAATCAGGATCTTTATAATCAACATATTTGATACCTGATTTTTTGAAACGACAATACTTTTTAGTTTTGTTAGTTTCTATGTTCAAAGGCGTAAGATATCTGATATCTCCGTCTTTTTTTCCTGAAGCAGATTGTTGTAATGTAGCCATGATAATTACGCTTTTTGAGATTTAAGTTTAGTTCTTCTTCTTTCAGCCCAAGAAATTGCGTGTTTGTCTAAACTTACAGTTAAGAAACGCATTACTCTCTCGTCACGTCTAAATTCAGTTTCAAAAGCAAGCAATACTTCACCAGCAACTTTGAATTCGAATAAATGGTAAAAACCACTTTTCTTGTTTTGAATTTCGTAAGCCATTTTTTTAAGACCCCAGTCTTCTTTAGCTACCATTTCAGCACCACGACTAGTAAGAAATTCTTCAAATTTGCTTACTGTTTCCTTTACCTGAACTTCAGATAAAACGGGATTTAAAATGAAAACAGTTTCATAATGATTCATAAATAATACTTTTATTTGTTAAAATTGGGTGCAAAAATAGTCAATTCTTTTAAATATACAAGCTATAATTAGATTTATTATTACTTATGTAAATATTTACTTTCATTTGTGATTTCTATTTTAATTTTCACTAACTTTAATACTGATAATCAACAATTTAAATCACTATGAAATTAAACTGCTTAATAATTGAGGACAGTGCTGTCCAAAGAATGATTATAACACGACTGGTTAACAATCATACTCAATTAAACCTAATAGGTGACTTCTCCAATGCTATAGAAGCAAGAAGCTACATGAATATTCATCCAGTAGATTTAGTATTTTTAGATATTGAAATGCCTGTAATCAATGGATTTTCTTTCCTAGAAGGTTTAAAAACAAAACCTCAAATCATTTTTGTTACCGCTAAAGCAGAATACGCTTTAAAAGCATTTGATTACGACGCTACTGACTACCTTCAGAAACCAGTTACTCAAAATCGATTTGAAACTGCCGTAAAACGCGCCTTGCATTTACATTCTCTCGAACATGAAATCAAAGAAGATTCTGGCGAATATATTTTTATTAAAAGTAATCTCAAAAAATTAAAAATATTCACTTCTAAGATAAAGTGGATTGAGGCTTTTGGAGATTATGTAAAAGTAGTTACCGAGGAAGGGAATAATCTTGTACTTTCTACAATGAAATCATTTGAAGGCAACCTAAGCAAAGAGAAATTTGTAAGAGTACACAAATCCTACATCATTAATATTGACAAAGTAGAGCGCTACAATAGCAAGTTTGCCGAGATTGGTTCTTCTAAAATTCCTTTAAGTAGACATAAAAAAGAAGACTTAATTAAAGCACTCTCCTTTGCGTAGCTCAATAATAATCTACATTGATTGCCCCTTTTATTGCCCTATATTGCGGAACTGCTTCAAAACTATTAAGCATTTTTTGAATTGTTTTTTTAGCACTACCCATTGAACTACTTTGAGGAATTTTAATCAAAATAGTTCGAATATATTCATTTCTTATCCTACTAATAGGTGGTTCTTCGGGACCCAAAACAGGTAATGCTAAATTTTGACTCATTACCTGATACAACCACATCGCCCCTTCTTTTAATTTATCAAAATCACGATGCTTCAATGTTAGTTTAACTAGTCTGAAATAAGGTGGGTATTTATATATTTGGCGGTCATACAACTGCTCTTTATACATTCCAATATAATCATTATTAGTTACTTGCTGTATCGTATTATGATTCGGGTTATAGGTTTGAATCACCACTTTTCCTCGTTTTTCTGAACGCCCTGAACGACCCGAAACCTGAGTCATCATTTGAAAACTCCTTTCAAAAGCTCTAAAATCAGGATGATACAACATAGTGTCAGCATTCATTATACCTACCAAACTCACGTTATTAAAATCCAAACCTTTAGCAAGCATTTGAGTTCCAACTAAAATCTCTATTTCTTGATTTTTAAAACTATCAATGATTTTTTCAAACCCAAACTTAGCTCTGGTGGTATCTTGATCCATTCTTCCTATTTTGGCATTCGGAAAAATAGTAAGCAATTCTTGTTCGATTTGTTCCGTACCAAAGCCTTTTGTAGCCAAATCAATACTCGAACAACTGTGACAATGCGTTGGCTTTGCCATTGAATAGCCACAATAATGACAACGCAACTGATTTTTGTGCTTATGATAGGTCAAACTCACATCACATTGCTGACATTGCGGTACGTTACCACAACTAAGACATTCCATTATAGGCGAATAGCCTCTTCTATTTTGAAATAAAATCACTTGTTCTCCTAATGACAAAGCGGTAGTGATGGCTTCGATTAATGAATCACTAAAATGTCCGGTCATTTTTTTACGGAAGTAGCTGTCTTTTAAATCAACTAACTCAATTTCTGGCAACTGAACATTTCCGTAACGTTCCGTAATTTCGACCAAACCATATTTATCTGATTGCGCATTAAAATACGATTCAATACTTGGCGTTGCCGACCCCAGAAGCACTTTAGCTTTATGCATATTTGCTAAAACTATAGCAGCATCTCGAGCGTGGTACCTTGGCGCAGGATCTACTTGTTTAAAAGTTTGTTCGTGTTCTTCATCCACAATAACCAAACTCAAATTAGAAAAAGGTAAAAACAAGGCCGACCTCGCTCCTATTACTATTTGTGCTTTTGGGGATTGTTCTAAAACTTGTTTCCACAATTCAATACGTTCATTATTGCTGTATTTGGAATGATACACCCCTACTTTATCTCCAAAATAGGCTCGTAAACGACTGACTAACTGCGTAGTTAAAGCAATTTCAGGCAAAAGATACACTACTTGCTTTCCCGTCGCTATTTGTTCTTCGATTAGCTTAATGTAAATTTCCGTCTTTCCACTTGAAGTGACTCCGTGTAATAAGCAAACCTCTTTTGATTCAAAACGTTCATTAATCTGATCATAAGCTTGCTGTTGTGCTACACTCAATTGCAAAGCTGCTTCTTGAGCATTGCCGCTAAAATTAATCCTGTCTTCTTGAATAAAGTATTCTTCTAGTATTTCTTTTTCAATCAATGCTTTTACGATTGACGATGTTGAATTTGCAGCTTCCACTAATTGCTTAACCGAAATTGGCTTTTTCTCTGCTGCGTTCAAATGAAAATAAGTCAACACAATTTCTCTTTGTTTGGAGGCACTTTTTAGTGTTTCTAACAATTCACTTAAGCCCGAATTAGAATCATATTGGGAATGCAGTCGCACATAGCGAACTAATTTAGGCTTGTACAATTCTTGAACTTCTTCATGAAGCACCAAAATATTTTTGTTAATCAATTTCTGAACAACTGGAAAAATATTTTTCTTGTTCAAAATAGCCGTAATATCTTGAATACGTAACGAACTTTGTTGTTGTAAGGCTTGATAGATTAAAAACTCCTCATCCGAAAGCAAACTTTCGTCTATCACCACAGATTGTTTTTGCGAAATAATCGTTTCACTTTCTAATAACAAAGCACTCGGCATAGCGCCTCGATACACATCTCCAATTGCGCACATATAGTAGCTCGCAATCCATTGCCAATGTGCAATTTGAAACTCAGTTACAATCGGTTTTTCATCTAGTATTTGATCAATTTCTTTGGCTTCATACAGCGATGGCTCATTTTGATGCTTATCGATAATCAAAGCCGTGTACATTTTACTTTTGCCAAAAGGCACCACCACCCGCATCCCGTTTTTTACAAAATGAAATTCAGCTTCTGAAACCTTATACGTAAAGGTTTTAGCAAGTGATAACGGTAAAATTACTTCGACAAAATACATGTACTAATTATAAATTAATTCACTCGATGCCAATATTGTGTTCTTCCCAATAACGAAAAACCAATATAACCACGAACCTTAAGTTTATCTTTTGATTCCAAAGAAAGTGCGCATTTGTACAACTTCCCATTTTTAGGATCCAAGATTTCACCTGAATTGTATTCAGAACCGTCTTTTGACAATCCTTTGATAATGGTTAAGCCCA
It includes:
- the rpsR gene encoding 30S ribosomal protein S18; amino-acid sequence: MATLQQSASGKKDGDIRYLTPLNIETNKTKKYCRFKKSGIKYVDYKDPDFLLKFVNEQGKILPRRLTGTSLKFQRKVSVAVKRARHLALMPYVADLLK
- the rpsF gene encoding 30S ribosomal protein S6, producing the protein MNHYETVFILNPVLSEVQVKETVSKFEEFLTSRGAEMVAKEDWGLKKMAYEIQNKKSGFYHLFEFKVAGEVLLAFETEFRRDERVMRFLTVSLDKHAISWAERRRTKLKSQKA
- the rplI gene encoding 50S ribosomal protein L9; this encodes MELILKQDVQNLGFKDDVVTVKNGYGRNYLIPQGFAQLATPSAKKVLAENLKQRAHKEAKMVNDAKALAESLKALEIKITAKAGGEKLFGSITNIDIAAALASAGHEIDRKFITSGIVKRIGKYNATVRLHRDVIVELAYEIVAEKA
- a CDS encoding LytR/AlgR family response regulator transcription factor; translation: MKLNCLIIEDSAVQRMIITRLVNNHTQLNLIGDFSNAIEARSYMNIHPVDLVFLDIEMPVINGFSFLEGLKTKPQIIFVTAKAEYALKAFDYDATDYLQKPVTQNRFETAVKRALHLHSLEHEIKEDSGEYIFIKSNLKKLKIFTSKIKWIEAFGDYVKVVTEEGNNLVLSTMKSFEGNLSKEKFVRVHKSYIINIDKVERYNSKFAEIGSSKIPLSRHKKEDLIKALSFA
- the priA gene encoding replication restart helicase PriA, whose product is MYFVEVILPLSLAKTFTYKVSEAEFHFVKNGMRVVVPFGKSKMYTALIIDKHQNEPSLYEAKEIDQILDEKPIVTEFQIAHWQWIASYYMCAIGDVYRGAMPSALLLESETIISQKQSVVIDESLLSDEEFLIYQALQQQSSLRIQDITAILNKKNIFPVVQKLINKNILVLHEEVQELYKPKLVRYVRLHSQYDSNSGLSELLETLKSASKQREIVLTYFHLNAAEKKPISVKQLVEAANSTSSIVKALIEKEILEEYFIQEDRINFSGNAQEAALQLSVAQQQAYDQINERFESKEVCLLHGVTSSGKTEIYIKLIEEQIATGKQVVYLLPEIALTTQLVSRLRAYFGDKVGVYHSKYSNNERIELWKQVLEQSPKAQIVIGARSALFLPFSNLSLVIVDEEHEQTFKQVDPAPRYHARDAAIVLANMHKAKVLLGSATPSIESYFNAQSDKYGLVEITERYGNVQLPEIELVDLKDSYFRKKMTGHFSDSLIEAITTALSLGEQVILFQNRRGYSPIMECLSCGNVPQCQQCDVSLTYHKHKNQLRCHYCGYSMAKPTHCHSCSSIDLATKGFGTEQIEQELLTIFPNAKIGRMDQDTTRAKFGFEKIIDSFKNQEIEILVGTQMLAKGLDFNNVSLVGIMNADTMLYHPDFRAFERSFQMMTQVSGRSGRSEKRGKVVIQTYNPNHNTIQQVTNNDYIGMYKEQLYDRQIYKYPPYFRLVKLTLKHRDFDKLKEGAMWLYQVMSQNLALPVLGPEEPPISRIRNEYIRTILIKIPQSSSMGSAKKTIQKMLNSFEAVPQYRAIKGAINVDYY